One stretch of Candidatus Hydrogenedentota bacterium DNA includes these proteins:
- a CDS encoding glycoside hydrolase family 32 protein translates to MKSARVFLGMLCAISAGADEYRDAAIKKATESVQAATEKASKDRSRPVYHFRPPAQWMNDPNGTIFHNGYYHVFYQHNPFADTWGHMHWGHARSKDLVHWEHLPIALWPSEDKGEAHVFSGCAAINGDGVPMLFYTSVAGGENKRPNEQWAAVGDADLIKWEKHPKNPILDVKSIPFEIGPDWRDPFVFKSNNRTFMVLGADTKDEAIIPIFEAETPQLDKWSYKGILYRKPKSEQQFFECPNFFPLDGKWVLIYSPYKPLQYIVGSFDIDKFAFTPEKESTLDYGSFYASNIYFGTDGPRDAKDYRPTVLVGWMRGFKEGLGWNGCMSLPRTLAIGSDGYLRQKPIKGLEAIKDSSSPRMGKSLDHVTEIATISMSTQVMALRIPSGGSVVVTMTPRTPGVAPVQYRIRYDGIQVDDIEAKWNDPSNAKSVATTCYIDKTVFELACSTYTDDAANMSGTLNISKVIEFSPEGYDVRVEDFGESVIAHAAFGHMKPIWND, encoded by the coding sequence ATGAAATCTGCACGCGTGTTTCTGGGTATGCTGTGCGCCATCTCGGCTGGCGCCGATGAGTATCGCGACGCCGCAATCAAGAAAGCGACCGAAAGCGTCCAGGCCGCAACCGAAAAGGCGTCCAAGGACCGCTCGCGGCCCGTTTACCATTTCCGCCCGCCCGCGCAGTGGATGAACGATCCGAACGGCACCATATTCCACAACGGCTATTACCACGTCTTCTATCAACACAACCCGTTCGCGGACACGTGGGGGCATATGCACTGGGGCCACGCGCGCAGCAAGGACCTCGTCCATTGGGAACATTTGCCCATCGCACTATGGCCGTCAGAGGACAAGGGGGAGGCGCACGTCTTCTCCGGGTGCGCGGCGATCAACGGAGACGGCGTGCCGATGCTCTTCTATACCAGCGTCGCAGGCGGCGAGAACAAGCGCCCCAACGAGCAGTGGGCCGCTGTCGGTGACGCAGACCTTATTAAATGGGAGAAACACCCGAAGAACCCAATTCTGGATGTAAAATCGATCCCCTTCGAAATCGGCCCGGACTGGCGCGATCCCTTCGTCTTCAAGTCCAACAACCGCACCTTCATGGTCCTCGGCGCGGACACAAAGGACGAAGCGATTATCCCGATTTTCGAAGCCGAAACGCCGCAACTCGATAAGTGGTCGTACAAAGGAATCCTCTACCGCAAACCCAAATCCGAACAACAGTTCTTCGAGTGCCCGAACTTCTTCCCGCTCGACGGCAAATGGGTGCTGATTTATTCGCCGTACAAGCCGTTGCAGTACATCGTCGGTTCGTTCGATATCGATAAGTTCGCGTTCACACCGGAGAAAGAGTCCACGCTCGATTATGGCTCGTTCTACGCTTCCAACATCTACTTCGGGACGGACGGCCCGCGCGACGCGAAGGACTACCGCCCCACGGTGCTTGTGGGTTGGATGCGCGGCTTCAAGGAAGGCCTCGGCTGGAACGGCTGCATGTCGCTGCCGCGCACACTGGCAATCGGATCTGACGGCTACCTGCGCCAGAAACCGATCAAAGGGTTGGAAGCAATCAAAGATAGCAGCAGTCCGCGAATGGGCAAATCATTGGACCACGTCACCGAAATCGCGACGATATCGATGTCGACACAAGTGATGGCCCTTCGCATACCGAGTGGAGGCTCGGTTGTCGTCACAATGACGCCCCGCACGCCGGGCGTGGCACCGGTGCAATACAGAATCCGGTACGACGGGATACAGGTGGACGATATCGAAGCGAAATGGAACGACCCGTCGAACGCCAAGAGCGTTGCGACAACATGCTATATCGACAAAACCGTATTCGAGTTGGCGTGCTCGACATATACCGATGACGCGGCGAACATGAGCGGGACGCTCAACATCTCGAAGGTCATCGAATTTTCGCCTGAAGGTTACGATGTGCGCGTCGAGGATTTCGGCGAGAGTGTGATCGCGCACGCGGCCTTCGGCCACATGAAACCGATCTGGAACGACTAG